The following are encoded in a window of Impatiens glandulifera chromosome 5, dImpGla2.1, whole genome shotgun sequence genomic DNA:
- the LOC124937720 gene encoding leucine-rich repeat receptor-like serine/threonine-protein kinase BAM3 isoform X1: MVPVYILLTLFSLVGTSLSFSLTTDFQALLTLKAGFEFAQPALSSWNASDPRSVCSWVRIKCFEGRVSSLDLSDMNLCGSVAPVLSSLDRLRELSLAGNNFTGEINIANLSSLQFLNISINHFTGSLEWDYSSLPSLEIMDAYDNNFKTPLPLGILSLKKLRHLDLVGNYFYGEIPQRYGDIVSLETLSLAGNDLNGKIPGELSNLTNLKKLELGHYNVFEGGIPRELAKLVNLVYLDLSACELDGSIPHELGNLRSLESLYLHTNMLSNTIPKQLGNLTNLVNLDLSNNVLTREVPYELSNLKQLRLMNLFMNRLHGSIPDYVSDLPELSFLNLWMNNFTGMIPASLGQNGKLKELDLSSNKLTGTIPSHLCDSNQLTILILLKNFLFGPIPDSLGHCMSLVRVRLGQNYFNGSIPIGFIYLPELNLLELESNYLSGTLSENPDSNSKPDKLGELNLSNNLLSGSLPFSISNLSSLQILLLSGNQFSGPIPPSIGELQQVLKLDLNGNMLTGEVPPEIGNCQHLTYLDLSKNNLSGSIPSEISNIRILNYLNLSRNHFNEVIPKSIGLMKSLTIADFSFNDLSGNLPESGQFAFFNVTSFAGNPRLCGPLLNNPCNFTSFTKPTRKTSAEFKLVFALGMLLCSLVFVAAAIIKAKTFKKSNTSSWKMTTFQKAEFTISDVLECMKDGNVIGRGGAGVVYHGKMPNGVEIAVKKLLGFGTASHDHGFRAEIRTLGNIRHRNIVRLLAFCSNKETNLLVYEYLRNGSLGDTLHGKKGSILGWRLRYKIAMEAASGLCYLHHDCSPLIVHRDVKSNNILLNSNFEAHVADFGLAKYLAGGGASECMSAIAGSYGYIAPEYAYTLRVDEKSDVYSFGVVLLELLTGRRPVGEFGDGVDIVQWVKKITSGRKERASHIVDPRLMATIPQDEASHLLFVAMLCVQENSVERPTMREVIQMLSELPRHSPQHCQSSSSSSVCNTVECLEKIEFSPKINKDSLV; this comes from the exons atgGTGCCTGTTTACATTTTACTAACTTTGTTCTCTCTAGTGGGTACCTCTCTTTCATTTTCTCTTACTACTGATTTCCAAGCCTTACTCACTCTAAAGGCAGGGTTCGAATTTGCCCAACCTGCATTAAGCAGCTGGAACGCTTCAGACCCAAGGTCAGTTTGTTCATGGGTCCGAATCAAATGCTTTGAAGGGAGGGTTTCTTCGCTCGATTTATCAGACATGAACCTCTGCGGCTCTGTTGCACCTGTTCTTTCCAGCCTCGATAGGCTCAGAGAACTTTCCCTTGCTGGGAACAACTTCACCGGTGAGATTAACATTGCAAACTTGAGTTCACTTCAATTTCTGAACATATCAATAAATCATTTTACTGGCAGCCTTGAATGGGACTATTCAAGTCTTCCAAGCTTGGAGATTATGGATGCTTATGATAATAACTTTAAAACTCCTCTACCTCTTGGGATTTTGTCACTGAAGAAGCTTAGGCATTTGGACTTGGTGGGGAACTACTTCTATGGCGAGATTCCGCAACGTTATGGCGATATTGTGTCCTTAGAGACCTTGTCGTTGGCTGGAAACGATCTGAATGGGAAAATTCCAGGTGAATTGAGCAATCTGACCAACTTAAAGAAACTTGAGTTGGGTCACTACAATGTTTTCGAAGGTGGCATTCCAAGAGAATTGGCCAAACTAGTGAATCTAGTGTACTTAGATCTTTCAGCTTGTGAGTTGGACGGTTCGATTCCGCATGAGCTGGGAAATTTGAGGTCCCTAGAATCACTTTATTTGCATACTAATATGCTTTCCAATACAATTCCTAAGCAATTGGGAAATCTCACCAACTTGGTCAATCTTGATCTTTCCAACAACGTGCTCACCAGGGAAGTCCCTTACGAGCTTTCCAATCTCAAGCAACTCAGGCTTATGAACTTGTTTATGAATAGGCTACATGGGTCAATACCTGACTATGTATCAGACTTGCCCGAGTTATCTTTTCTCAATTTGTGGATGAATAACTTCACCGGAATGATCCCTGCAAGTCTTGGTCAAAATGGGAAGTTGAAAGAACTCGATTTGTCATCGAACAAGCTTACTGGTACTATCCCTTCTCACCTGTGTGATTCAAATCAACTTACGATTTTGATTCTCCTAAAGAACTTTCTGTTTGGCCCGATTCCGGACAGCTTGGGACATTGCATGAGCCTTGTTAGGGTAAGGCTAGGGCAAAACTACTTCAACGGTAGCATCCCCATTGGCTTTATTTACCTGCCCGAGTTAAATTTACTTGAGCTCGAAAGCAATTATTTGTCTGGAACATTGTCCGAAAACCCTGACTCAAATTCAAAGCCAGATAAATTGGGTGAACTGAACCTTTCAAACAATCTTCTATCCGGTTCTTTACCATTTTCCATTTCAAATTTATCTTCTCTCCAAATTCTCCTTCTTAGTGGGAACCAGTTCTCTGGTCCAATACCCCCTTCCATAGGAGAACTGCAACAAGTCCTAAAGCTTGACCTAAATGGGAATATGCTTACCGGAGAAGTCCCACCTGAAATTGGGAATTGTCAACATCTCACCTATCTTGACTTGAGCAAAAACAACCTCTCTGGCTCAATCCCATCTGAAATCTCCAATATTCGGATATTGAATTACCTAAACTTGTCAAGGAACCACTTCAATGAGGTCATACCTAAATCAATTGGCCTGATGAAAAGCCTAACAATAGCAGACTTCTCCTTCAATGATCTGTCTGGAAATCTTCCGGAGTCTGGTCAATTTGCCTTCTTCAATGTCACATCCTTTGCAGGGAACCCTAGACTTTGTGGACCACTCCTCAACAATCCCTGCAACTTCACATCATTCACAAAACCAACCAGGAAGACCTCGGCAGAGTTCAAGCTAGTATTTGCACTGGGCATGTTACTTTGCTCCCTGGTTTTTGTTGCTGCAGCCATAATCAAGGCTAAAACTTTCAAGAAAAGCAACACATCTTCCTGGAAAATGACCACCTTCCAGAAGGCGGAGTTCACAATCTCAGACGTCCTGGAATGCATGAAAGATGGCAATGTCATCGGAAGGGGAGGAGCTGGAGTTGTCTACCATGGGAAAATGCCTAATGGAGTCGAAATTGCAGTCAAGAAGCTACTTGGATTTG GTACTGCTAGCCATGATCATGGATTTCGAGCTGAGATTCGAACGCTAGGCAACATCAGACATCGAAACATAGTAAGATTACTAGCCTTCTGTTCAAACAAGGAAACGAACTTACTGGTCTATGAGTACCTGCGTAATGGGAGCTTAGGAGATACTCTTCACGGGAAGAAAGGAAGCATTCTGGGATGGAGATTGAGATACAAAATTGCCATGGAAGCGGCGAGTGGGCTCTGCTATCTTCATCATGATTGTTCGCCGTTGATCGTGCACAGAGACGTGAAATCGAACAACATTCTTCTGAATTCCAACTTTGAAGCCCATGTCGCCGACTTTGGACTGGCCAAGTATCTCGCCGGCGGCGGTGCATCGGAATGCATGTCGGCGATCGCAGGTTCTTATGGGTATATAGCGCCTG AATATGCATACACATTAAGAGTAGACGAAAAGAGTGATGTTTATAGCTTCGGAGTTGTTCTCTTAGAACTATTAACGGGAAGGCGCCCTGTGGGTGAGTTCGGAGATGGTGTCGACATTGTACAATGGGTCAAGAAAATTACTAGTGGGCGAAAAGAGAGAGCTTCTCATATTGTCGATCCGAGATTGATGGCCACGATTCCCCAAGACGAGGCTTCGCACCTACTCTTCGTTGCTATGTTATGCGTTCAAGAGAATAGTGTCGAAAGACCAACAATGAGAGAGGTCATTCAAATGTTATCGGAACTTCCTCGTCATTCCCCGCAACATTGTCAATCTTCATCGTCGTCAAGTGTTTGTAACACAGTTGAATGTCTTGAAAAAATCGAGTTTAGTCCTAAGATAAACAAAGATTCGCTTGTTTGA
- the LOC124937720 gene encoding leucine-rich repeat receptor-like serine/threonine-protein kinase BAM3 isoform X2, translating into MDAYDNNFKTPLPLGILSLKKLRHLDLVGNYFYGEIPQRYGDIVSLETLSLAGNDLNGKIPGELSNLTNLKKLELGHYNVFEGGIPRELAKLVNLVYLDLSACELDGSIPHELGNLRSLESLYLHTNMLSNTIPKQLGNLTNLVNLDLSNNVLTREVPYELSNLKQLRLMNLFMNRLHGSIPDYVSDLPELSFLNLWMNNFTGMIPASLGQNGKLKELDLSSNKLTGTIPSHLCDSNQLTILILLKNFLFGPIPDSLGHCMSLVRVRLGQNYFNGSIPIGFIYLPELNLLELESNYLSGTLSENPDSNSKPDKLGELNLSNNLLSGSLPFSISNLSSLQILLLSGNQFSGPIPPSIGELQQVLKLDLNGNMLTGEVPPEIGNCQHLTYLDLSKNNLSGSIPSEISNIRILNYLNLSRNHFNEVIPKSIGLMKSLTIADFSFNDLSGNLPESGQFAFFNVTSFAGNPRLCGPLLNNPCNFTSFTKPTRKTSAEFKLVFALGMLLCSLVFVAAAIIKAKTFKKSNTSSWKMTTFQKAEFTISDVLECMKDGNVIGRGGAGVVYHGKMPNGVEIAVKKLLGFGTASHDHGFRAEIRTLGNIRHRNIVRLLAFCSNKETNLLVYEYLRNGSLGDTLHGKKGSILGWRLRYKIAMEAASGLCYLHHDCSPLIVHRDVKSNNILLNSNFEAHVADFGLAKYLAGGGASECMSAIAGSYGYIAPEYAYTLRVDEKSDVYSFGVVLLELLTGRRPVGEFGDGVDIVQWVKKITSGRKERASHIVDPRLMATIPQDEASHLLFVAMLCVQENSVERPTMREVIQMLSELPRHSPQHCQSSSSSSVCNTVECLEKIEFSPKINKDSLV; encoded by the exons ATGGATGCTTATGATAATAACTTTAAAACTCCTCTACCTCTTGGGATTTTGTCACTGAAGAAGCTTAGGCATTTGGACTTGGTGGGGAACTACTTCTATGGCGAGATTCCGCAACGTTATGGCGATATTGTGTCCTTAGAGACCTTGTCGTTGGCTGGAAACGATCTGAATGGGAAAATTCCAGGTGAATTGAGCAATCTGACCAACTTAAAGAAACTTGAGTTGGGTCACTACAATGTTTTCGAAGGTGGCATTCCAAGAGAATTGGCCAAACTAGTGAATCTAGTGTACTTAGATCTTTCAGCTTGTGAGTTGGACGGTTCGATTCCGCATGAGCTGGGAAATTTGAGGTCCCTAGAATCACTTTATTTGCATACTAATATGCTTTCCAATACAATTCCTAAGCAATTGGGAAATCTCACCAACTTGGTCAATCTTGATCTTTCCAACAACGTGCTCACCAGGGAAGTCCCTTACGAGCTTTCCAATCTCAAGCAACTCAGGCTTATGAACTTGTTTATGAATAGGCTACATGGGTCAATACCTGACTATGTATCAGACTTGCCCGAGTTATCTTTTCTCAATTTGTGGATGAATAACTTCACCGGAATGATCCCTGCAAGTCTTGGTCAAAATGGGAAGTTGAAAGAACTCGATTTGTCATCGAACAAGCTTACTGGTACTATCCCTTCTCACCTGTGTGATTCAAATCAACTTACGATTTTGATTCTCCTAAAGAACTTTCTGTTTGGCCCGATTCCGGACAGCTTGGGACATTGCATGAGCCTTGTTAGGGTAAGGCTAGGGCAAAACTACTTCAACGGTAGCATCCCCATTGGCTTTATTTACCTGCCCGAGTTAAATTTACTTGAGCTCGAAAGCAATTATTTGTCTGGAACATTGTCCGAAAACCCTGACTCAAATTCAAAGCCAGATAAATTGGGTGAACTGAACCTTTCAAACAATCTTCTATCCGGTTCTTTACCATTTTCCATTTCAAATTTATCTTCTCTCCAAATTCTCCTTCTTAGTGGGAACCAGTTCTCTGGTCCAATACCCCCTTCCATAGGAGAACTGCAACAAGTCCTAAAGCTTGACCTAAATGGGAATATGCTTACCGGAGAAGTCCCACCTGAAATTGGGAATTGTCAACATCTCACCTATCTTGACTTGAGCAAAAACAACCTCTCTGGCTCAATCCCATCTGAAATCTCCAATATTCGGATATTGAATTACCTAAACTTGTCAAGGAACCACTTCAATGAGGTCATACCTAAATCAATTGGCCTGATGAAAAGCCTAACAATAGCAGACTTCTCCTTCAATGATCTGTCTGGAAATCTTCCGGAGTCTGGTCAATTTGCCTTCTTCAATGTCACATCCTTTGCAGGGAACCCTAGACTTTGTGGACCACTCCTCAACAATCCCTGCAACTTCACATCATTCACAAAACCAACCAGGAAGACCTCGGCAGAGTTCAAGCTAGTATTTGCACTGGGCATGTTACTTTGCTCCCTGGTTTTTGTTGCTGCAGCCATAATCAAGGCTAAAACTTTCAAGAAAAGCAACACATCTTCCTGGAAAATGACCACCTTCCAGAAGGCGGAGTTCACAATCTCAGACGTCCTGGAATGCATGAAAGATGGCAATGTCATCGGAAGGGGAGGAGCTGGAGTTGTCTACCATGGGAAAATGCCTAATGGAGTCGAAATTGCAGTCAAGAAGCTACTTGGATTTG GTACTGCTAGCCATGATCATGGATTTCGAGCTGAGATTCGAACGCTAGGCAACATCAGACATCGAAACATAGTAAGATTACTAGCCTTCTGTTCAAACAAGGAAACGAACTTACTGGTCTATGAGTACCTGCGTAATGGGAGCTTAGGAGATACTCTTCACGGGAAGAAAGGAAGCATTCTGGGATGGAGATTGAGATACAAAATTGCCATGGAAGCGGCGAGTGGGCTCTGCTATCTTCATCATGATTGTTCGCCGTTGATCGTGCACAGAGACGTGAAATCGAACAACATTCTTCTGAATTCCAACTTTGAAGCCCATGTCGCCGACTTTGGACTGGCCAAGTATCTCGCCGGCGGCGGTGCATCGGAATGCATGTCGGCGATCGCAGGTTCTTATGGGTATATAGCGCCTG AATATGCATACACATTAAGAGTAGACGAAAAGAGTGATGTTTATAGCTTCGGAGTTGTTCTCTTAGAACTATTAACGGGAAGGCGCCCTGTGGGTGAGTTCGGAGATGGTGTCGACATTGTACAATGGGTCAAGAAAATTACTAGTGGGCGAAAAGAGAGAGCTTCTCATATTGTCGATCCGAGATTGATGGCCACGATTCCCCAAGACGAGGCTTCGCACCTACTCTTCGTTGCTATGTTATGCGTTCAAGAGAATAGTGTCGAAAGACCAACAATGAGAGAGGTCATTCAAATGTTATCGGAACTTCCTCGTCATTCCCCGCAACATTGTCAATCTTCATCGTCGTCAAGTGTTTGTAACACAGTTGAATGTCTTGAAAAAATCGAGTTTAGTCCTAAGATAAACAAAGATTCGCTTGTTTGA